A single Lolium perenne isolate Kyuss_39 chromosome 6, Kyuss_2.0, whole genome shotgun sequence DNA region contains:
- the LOC127305961 gene encoding auxin-responsive protein SAUR32-like, translated as MQGEEKKGKVKKGWLAVMVDEDQRRFVIPIAYLYHPLFRRLLEAARDTYGYHSSGPLRLPCSVDEFLRLRALVERDTHSSSSSHRVHLAPCTRAKVTS; from the coding sequence ATGCAGGGCGAGGAgaagaaggggaaggtgaagaaggggTGGCTGGCGGTGATGGTCGACGAGGACCAGCGGCGGTTCGTCATCCCCATCGCCTACCTCTACCACCCGCTCTTCCGCCGGCTGCTGGAGGCGGCACGGGACACCTACGGCTACCACTCGTCCGGTCCCCTGCGCCTCCCTTGCTCCGTCGACGAGTTCCTCCGCCTGCGCGCGCTCGTCGAGCGGGACACGCACTCGTCCTCGTCGTCGCACCGCGTGCACTTGGCCCCGTGCACCCGCGCTAAGGTCACGTCGTGA